From the Sphingomonas mesophila genome, one window contains:
- a CDS encoding integration host factor subunit alpha encodes MHSGTLTRADLADIVHRKLGLSRAESASLVERVLYHMCHALSEGQNVKISGFGSFILRDKGERVGRNPKTGVEVPIAPRRVMTFRASQIMRERIVG; translated from the coding sequence TTGCACTCGGGAACCCTGACCCGCGCCGACCTGGCCGACATCGTCCACCGCAAGCTCGGCCTGTCGCGCGCCGAAAGCGCCAGCCTGGTCGAGCGGGTCCTCTACCATATGTGCCACGCGCTGTCCGAAGGGCAGAACGTCAAGATTTCCGGCTTCGGCAGCTTCATCCTGCGCGACAAGGGCGAGCGGGTCGGCCGCAATCCCAAGACCGGGGTCGAGGTGCCGATCGCGCCGCGCCGGGTGATGACCTTCCGCGCCAGCCAGATCATGCGCGAGCGGATCGTCGGTTAG
- a CDS encoding dipeptidase: MRLPLLAALALSLAAPAFAQPIDPAVQKRIDRILKRTPLIDGHNDLPWALREDFGSSVEDLESGTAARTPPLMTDFARLRAGRVGGQFWSVYITGTLVGDEAIRVTLEQIDTARRLIAAYPRHLELATSADDMVRIHRSGRIGSLLGIEGGRQIGGSMAALRRFHDLGVRYMTLTHNQTTEWADSGTDENKHDGLSPFGVEIVREMNRLGMLVDLSHVSAATAADAIAASAAPVIFSHSNAHALVPHPRNVPDTVLRLLPANGGVIMATFVPPFLSNDFRRWNSERAAEEARLKSLHPQSKATVDAGVKSWESSNPKPVVRVTDVADHIEHIVRVAGHDHVGIGGDLDGISVTVEGLGSADGYPLLFAELIRRGWTDSNLAKLAGGNILRALRGAEATARTLRDVKPSMAKQP; the protein is encoded by the coding sequence ATGCGTCTCCCCCTTCTCGCCGCGCTGGCCTTGTCGCTCGCCGCGCCGGCCTTCGCCCAGCCGATCGATCCCGCCGTCCAGAAGCGGATCGACCGGATCCTCAAGCGCACCCCGTTGATCGACGGCCACAACGACCTGCCGTGGGCGTTGCGCGAAGATTTCGGCTCGTCGGTCGAGGATCTCGAAAGCGGCACCGCGGCCCGCACCCCGCCGCTGATGACCGACTTCGCCCGCCTGCGCGCCGGCCGGGTCGGCGGCCAATTCTGGTCGGTCTACATCACCGGAACGCTGGTCGGCGACGAGGCGATCCGGGTGACGCTCGAGCAGATCGACACCGCCCGCCGCCTGATCGCCGCCTACCCGCGCCACCTCGAGCTTGCGACAAGCGCCGACGACATGGTCCGGATCCACCGCTCGGGCCGGATCGGCTCGCTACTCGGGATCGAGGGCGGCCGCCAGATCGGCGGCTCGATGGCCGCGCTGCGCCGCTTCCACGATCTCGGCGTGCGCTACATGACGCTGACCCACAACCAGACCACCGAATGGGCCGACAGCGGCACCGACGAGAACAAGCACGACGGCCTCAGCCCGTTCGGGGTCGAGATCGTGCGCGAAATGAACCGGCTCGGCATGCTGGTCGACCTCAGCCACGTCTCGGCCGCCACCGCCGCCGACGCTATTGCCGCAAGCGCCGCGCCGGTGATCTTTTCGCATTCCAACGCCCACGCCCTCGTCCCGCACCCCCGCAACGTGCCCGACACGGTGCTGCGCCTGTTGCCCGCGAACGGCGGCGTCATCATGGCGACCTTCGTCCCGCCCTTCCTGTCGAACGATTTCCGCCGCTGGAACAGCGAGCGCGCTGCCGAGGAAGCGCGCCTCAAGTCGCTCCATCCGCAAAGCAAGGCGACGGTCGACGCGGGCGTCAAAAGCTGGGAATCGTCAAACCCTAAGCCGGTGGTGCGGGTCACCGACGTCGCCGACCATATCGAGCATATCGTCCGGGTCGCCGGGCACGACCATGTCGGCATCGGCGGCGACCTCGACGGCATTTCAGTCACCGTCGAGGGACTCGGCAGCGCCGACGGCTATCCCCTGCTGTTCGCCGAGCTGATCCGCCGCGGCTGGACGGACTCCAACCTCGCCAAGCTCGCCGGCGGCAACATCCTACGCGCCCTGCGCGGCGCCGAAGCCACCGCCCGCACCCTGCGCGACGTCAAGCCGAGCATGGCCAAGCAACCATGA
- the plsX gene encoding phosphate acyltransferase PlsX → MASSPRIAIDAMGGDIGPAVIVGGMSRARRANRTLRFELFGDEAEIAPELERYKGLASAVTVHHTTESIAATEKPSQAIRRAKGTSMGMAINAVKDGHADAALSAGNTGALMAIAKLALRTMPGIDRPALAALLPTLGDTDLVMLDLGANTECDAQNLVQFSVMGAAYARTVLEIDRPRVKLLNIGTEELKGTGELKEAAALLRDAADYLPLQFDGFTEGDKLSRGDVDVVVTDGFSGNIALKTAEGTARFVTDLLRRAFTSSLRSKAGFALSRPALHMLKVHLDPNNHNGAVFLGLNGLVVKSHGGANPKGVANAIGVAARMIANDITRKIGDDLDEFRAHAFANGDAA, encoded by the coding sequence ATGGCGTCAAGCCCGCGGATCGCAATCGACGCAATGGGCGGGGACATCGGTCCGGCGGTGATCGTCGGCGGCATGTCGCGCGCCCGCCGTGCCAATCGCACGCTGCGTTTCGAGCTGTTCGGCGACGAGGCTGAGATCGCGCCCGAGCTCGAGCGCTACAAGGGCCTCGCCTCGGCGGTAACCGTCCACCACACCACCGAATCGATCGCCGCCACCGAAAAGCCGAGCCAGGCCATCCGCCGCGCCAAGGGCACGTCGATGGGCATGGCGATCAATGCGGTGAAGGACGGCCACGCCGACGCCGCGCTGTCGGCCGGCAACACCGGCGCGCTGATGGCGATCGCCAAGCTCGCGCTGCGCACCATGCCCGGGATCGACCGGCCCGCCCTCGCCGCGCTGCTCCCGACGCTCGGCGACACCGACCTCGTGATGCTCGATCTCGGCGCCAACACCGAGTGCGATGCGCAGAACCTGGTGCAATTCTCGGTCATGGGCGCGGCCTACGCGCGCACCGTGCTCGAAATTGACCGCCCGCGGGTCAAGCTGCTTAACATCGGCACCGAGGAGTTGAAGGGCACCGGCGAGCTCAAGGAGGCCGCCGCTTTGCTGCGCGATGCCGCCGACTATCTCCCGCTCCAGTTCGACGGCTTCACCGAGGGCGACAAATTGTCGCGCGGCGATGTCGACGTGGTCGTCACCGACGGCTTTTCCGGCAATATCGCGCTCAAGACCGCCGAGGGCACCGCGCGCTTCGTCACCGACCTCTTGCGCCGCGCCTTCACCTCGTCGCTTCGCTCAAAGGCCGGCTTCGCCTTGTCGCGCCCGGCCTTGCACATGCTCAAGGTCCACCTCGACCCCAATAACCACAACGGCGCGGTGTTCCTCGGGCTCAACGGGTTGGTCGTGAAAAGTCACGGCGGCGCCAACCCCAAGGGCGTCGCCAACGCCATCGGCGTCGCGGCGCGGATGATCGCCAACGACATCACCCGCAAGATCGGCGACGATCTCGACGAATTCCGCGCCCATGCCTTCGCCAACGGCGACGCGGCATGA
- the rpmF gene encoding 50S ribosomal protein L32, translating into MAVPKRKTSPSKRNMRRSHHALKPAPFQECTNCGELKLPHNLCAACGHYNGREIVSTEG; encoded by the coding sequence ATGGCCGTCCCCAAGAGAAAAACTTCGCCGTCCAAGCGCAACATGCGCCGCAGCCACCATGCTCTGAAGCCGGCGCCGTTCCAGGAATGCACCAATTGCGGCGAACTCAAGCTGCCGCACAATCTGTGCGCGGCCTGCGGCCACTATAACGGCCGCGAGATCGTCTCGACCGAAGGCTGA
- a CDS encoding beta-ketoacyl-ACP synthase III: MTRRAVIAGSGSALPRQRVTNAELAERVDTSDEWIVERTGIRARHLAAPDETTATLAADAARAALDMAGIAATDIGLIVLATATPDQTFPSSATKVQAMLGIDDCVAFDVHAVCTGFLYALSVADSMVRTGVADHALVIGAETFSRILDWEDRTTCVLFGDGAGALVLKAEEGTRGILATRLHADGRHNDLLYVDGGPSTTGTVGKLRMKGREVFRHAVVNLSAVLGEVLGAAGLEPADVDWVVPHQANARILDATAKKLGLPPEKIVVTVDQHANTSAASVPLAFDTAVRDGRIKRGDLLVLEAMGGGFTWGAAAVRY; encoded by the coding sequence ATGACCCGCCGCGCCGTCATTGCCGGAAGCGGCTCGGCCCTGCCGCGCCAGCGGGTCACCAACGCCGAGCTCGCCGAGCGCGTCGACACCTCCGACGAGTGGATCGTCGAGCGCACCGGGATCCGCGCGCGCCATCTTGCCGCGCCGGACGAAACCACCGCCACCCTCGCCGCCGACGCCGCCCGCGCGGCGCTCGACATGGCCGGAATCGCCGCCACCGACATCGGCCTCATCGTCCTCGCCACAGCGACTCCCGACCAGACCTTCCCGTCGTCGGCGACCAAGGTCCAGGCGATGCTCGGCATCGACGATTGCGTTGCGTTCGACGTTCACGCCGTGTGCACCGGCTTCCTCTATGCGCTGAGCGTCGCCGACTCGATGGTCCGCACCGGGGTCGCCGACCATGCGCTGGTGATCGGCGCCGAGACCTTCAGCCGGATCCTCGACTGGGAGGACCGCACCACCTGCGTGCTGTTCGGCGACGGCGCCGGCGCTCTCGTGTTGAAAGCCGAAGAGGGGACACGCGGCATTCTCGCCACGCGCCTCCATGCCGACGGCCGCCACAACGATCTGCTCTATGTCGACGGCGGCCCGTCGACCACCGGCACCGTCGGCAAGCTGCGCATGAAGGGCCGCGAGGTGTTCCGCCATGCCGTCGTCAACCTCTCGGCAGTGCTCGGCGAGGTGCTCGGCGCGGCCGGGCTCGAACCCGCCGACGTCGACTGGGTGGTGCCGCACCAGGCCAACGCCCGGATCCTCGATGCCACCGCCAAGAAGCTCGGACTCCCGCCCGAAAAGATCGTCGTGACGGTCGATCAACACGCCAACACGTCCGCCGCGTCGGTGCCCTTGGCATTCGACACCGCGGTTCGCGACGGGCGGATCAAGCGCGGCGATCTGCTGGTGCTCGAGGCGATGGGCGGCGGCTTCACCTGGGGCGCGGCGGCGGTCCGCTATTAG
- a CDS encoding lysine--tRNA ligase — MTSKAWPYEEARKLAKRWPDGRPDGAPVLFETGYGPSGLPHIGTFTEVLRTTMVRHAYHELTGGAPTRLVAFSDDMDGLRKVPDNVPNPELLADHLGHPLSRIPNPFGTDHPSFAAHNNALLCDFLDRFGFDYEFVSASERYASGAFDDQLRNVLANFDGIQGIMLPTLREERRRTYSPILPISPTTGRVLQVPVEVIDAAAGTIAFTDEDGARVEQSALGGQAKLQWKVDWAMRWLALGVDYEMYGKDLTDSGVQSGRIAALLGGRKPEGLIYEMFLDEKGEKISKSKGNGLGIEEWLTYGSKDSLAFYLYREPKRAKALHLGLVPRAVDEYWQFREKYADQPLDQQLGNPAHHIHSGAVPEPRSLPLSYGLLLNLVSLPGVQDRDIAWRFVQRYAPGTAPETDPELDRLIALAINYARDFVAPNLKRRPPIASEAEALRDLDDALAALPDNAPADDLQNLVFETGKRHFGKERLRDWFGVLYETLLGSSQGPRMGSFIALYGVENTRKLIAEALTESP; from the coding sequence ATGACCAGCAAGGCCTGGCCGTACGAAGAAGCGCGCAAGCTGGCCAAGCGCTGGCCGGACGGTCGTCCCGACGGCGCGCCGGTCCTGTTCGAGACCGGCTATGGTCCCTCCGGCCTGCCCCACATCGGCACCTTCACCGAAGTGCTGCGCACGACCATGGTCCGCCACGCCTATCATGAACTCACCGGCGGTGCCCCGACCCGCCTGGTTGCGTTCAGCGACGACATGGACGGGCTTCGCAAGGTCCCCGACAACGTCCCCAACCCGGAGCTCCTCGCCGATCACCTCGGCCATCCGCTGAGCCGAATCCCCAATCCGTTCGGAACCGATCACCCCAGCTTCGCCGCGCACAACAACGCTTTGCTGTGCGACTTCCTCGACCGCTTCGGCTTCGATTATGAATTCGTCTCGGCCTCCGAGCGCTACGCATCCGGCGCGTTCGACGATCAGCTCCGCAACGTCCTCGCCAACTTCGACGGCATCCAGGGAATCATGCTGCCGACCCTGCGCGAGGAGCGCCGCCGCACCTATTCGCCGATCCTGCCGATCTCGCCGACCACCGGCCGGGTGCTCCAGGTCCCGGTCGAGGTGATCGACGCCGCCGCCGGCACCATCGCCTTCACCGACGAGGACGGCGCGCGCGTCGAGCAGTCGGCGCTCGGCGGCCAGGCCAAGCTCCAGTGGAAGGTCGACTGGGCGATGCGCTGGCTCGCGCTCGGAGTCGATTACGAGATGTACGGCAAGGACCTCACCGACAGCGGGGTGCAGTCGGGCCGGATCGCGGCGCTGCTCGGCGGGCGCAAGCCCGAGGGGCTGATCTACGAGATGTTCCTCGACGAGAAGGGCGAGAAGATCTCCAAGTCCAAGGGCAACGGCCTCGGCATCGAGGAATGGCTGACCTACGGCTCGAAGGACAGCCTCGCTTTCTACCTCTACCGCGAGCCCAAGCGGGCCAAGGCGCTCCACCTCGGCCTCGTGCCCCGCGCGGTCGACGAATATTGGCAGTTTCGCGAGAAATACGCCGACCAGCCGCTCGACCAGCAGCTCGGCAACCCTGCGCACCACATCCATTCGGGCGCCGTGCCCGAGCCGCGCAGCCTCCCGCTCAGCTACGGCCTGCTGCTCAATCTCGTCTCGCTGCCCGGAGTCCAGGACCGCGACATCGCCTGGCGCTTCGTCCAGCGCTACGCGCCCGGCACCGCGCCCGAGACCGATCCCGAACTCGACCGGCTGATCGCATTGGCGATCAACTACGCGCGCGATTTCGTCGCCCCCAACCTCAAGCGCCGCCCGCCCATCGCAAGCGAAGCCGAGGCCTTGCGCGATCTCGACGACGCCCTCGCCGCACTCCCCGACAATGCCCCCGCCGACGATCTCCAGAACCTCGTGTTCGAAACCGGCAAGCGCCACTTCGGCAAGGAGCGCCTGCGCGACTGGTTCGGCGTGCTCTACGAAACCCTGCTCGGCTCCTCTCAAGGCCCGCGCATGGGCAGTTTCATCGCGCTTTACGGCGTCGAAAACACACGGAAGCTGATCGCCGAGGCACTCACCGAAAGCCCGTAG
- a CDS encoding MBL fold metallo-hydrolase, which yields MTAPTPPLRAAIVPVTPLQQNCTLLWCTATMRGAFVDPGGDLDRLKAAATQHGVTIEKILLTHGHIDHCGQAGILAAELGVEIEGPHEDDRFWIARLEDDGRNYGIGGKPFEPARWLADGDTVTVGDLTFDVRHCPGHTPGHVVFHHPASKLAIVGDVLFAGSIGRTDFPLGSHQDLLDSIRLKLWPMGGETAFIPGHGPMSTFARERATNPFVGDRALQQA from the coding sequence ATGACCGCGCCCACTCCGCCGCTCCGCGCCGCCATCGTTCCGGTCACTCCGCTGCAGCAGAATTGCACCCTGTTGTGGTGCACGGCCACCATGCGCGGCGCGTTCGTCGATCCCGGCGGCGATCTCGACCGGCTCAAGGCCGCTGCCACCCAGCATGGCGTGACGATCGAAAAGATCCTTCTCACCCACGGCCACATCGACCATTGCGGCCAGGCCGGCATCCTCGCCGCCGAGCTCGGGGTCGAGATCGAGGGCCCGCACGAGGACGACCGCTTCTGGATCGCCCGGCTCGAAGACGACGGCCGCAACTACGGCATCGGCGGCAAGCCGTTCGAACCCGCGCGCTGGCTTGCCGACGGCGACACGGTCACGGTCGGCGATCTCACCTTCGACGTCCGCCATTGCCCCGGCCACACCCCCGGCCATGTCGTCTTCCACCACCCCGCCTCGAAACTGGCGATCGTCGGCGACGTGCTGTTCGCCGGATCGATCGGCCGCACCGACTTCCCGCTCGGCAGCCACCAGGACCTGCTCGATTCGATCCGCCTCAAGCTGTGGCCGATGGGCGGCGAGACCGCCTTCATCCCCGGCCACGGCCCGATGTCGACCTTCGCCCGCGAGCGCGCCACCAACCCGTTCGTCGGCGACCGGGCGCTCCAGCAGGCCTAA
- a CDS encoding ATP-dependent DNA helicase: MAAPLPLPVLHATHAGIWLLEAGAAQAREVGRDEAVRRLAETPHILLNAPLIGQRLGYGEVSGLDVLELFAFVHPARFAVPTVAGMARAVGVDAPDSDGSAAAALREIGGRLLDRLAASDWAEREGAWTSNQSLWRLGWGWAPLVAERLQKPERDERMLFSRLTAWEEAAERPPPRTVMVDADDAEARLDRLTGEGREPRGGQRAMARAAAAVFAPRAKAGEPNMLLAEAGTGIGKTLAYLAPASLWAEAAGGAVWVSTFTKALQRQLDGEGVKFFADAAERNRRIVIRKGRENYLCLLNLEDAMQGGFAGRAAVLAHLVGRWAAYSKDGDMVGGDLPGWLPSLFRRAGATALTDRRGECVYAGCPHYRKCFIEKAERAGREADLVIANHALVMVNAARGRADAPGRIVFDEGHHLFEAADSTFAAALTGREAIELRRWIVGPENKSRGRRRGLAARLLDVASYDEEGGRALEAAVEAARALPSDGWIQRLIEGDPFGPVERLLGEVRGMVLARARAQDAGYGIETELAEPDPALIAAAAGAMEALETLARPLAALARRLEAVLESAPDWLDAAARARVEGAIHGLNWRRETLAAWIAMLGRVGGAADPDFVDWLGIDRVEGREYDVGLHRRWLDPTRPLARIVLEPAHGVLVTSATLRGSEDWAAAEARTGARHLGRPAERFEAASPFDYARRAEVLIATDVPRADVASLAGAYARMIEAAGGGTLGLFTAIARLRAVHARIADRLARAGLPLYAQHVDPIDTGTLVDIFRDDPHASLLGTDALRDGVDVPGESLRLVVMERVPWPRPTVLHAARRIVHGGSAYDDQVVRARLAQAFGRLIRREGDHGCFVMLSSAFPSRLLSAFPPGVAVRRMPLDEVIARVRERLGGERGGEPVAKLDKATVIE, from the coding sequence ATGGCCGCTCCATTGCCCCTTCCCGTGCTGCACGCAACCCATGCGGGCATCTGGCTGCTCGAGGCCGGGGCGGCGCAGGCGCGCGAGGTCGGGCGCGACGAGGCGGTGCGGCGGCTGGCGGAAACGCCGCATATCCTGCTCAACGCGCCGCTGATCGGGCAGCGACTGGGCTATGGCGAGGTCAGCGGACTCGATGTGCTCGAGCTGTTCGCGTTCGTCCATCCGGCGCGGTTCGCGGTGCCGACGGTGGCGGGCATGGCGCGGGCCGTCGGGGTCGACGCGCCGGACTCGGACGGCTCGGCGGCGGCGGCGCTGCGTGAGATCGGCGGGCGGCTGCTCGACCGGCTGGCGGCGTCCGACTGGGCCGAGCGCGAAGGGGCGTGGACCTCCAACCAGTCGCTGTGGCGGCTGGGCTGGGGTTGGGCGCCTTTGGTCGCCGAGCGACTGCAGAAGCCCGAGCGCGACGAGCGGATGCTGTTCTCGCGGCTGACGGCGTGGGAGGAAGCGGCGGAGCGGCCGCCGCCGCGCACGGTGATGGTCGACGCCGACGACGCCGAGGCGCGGCTCGACCGGCTGACCGGCGAAGGACGCGAGCCGCGCGGCGGGCAGCGGGCGATGGCGCGGGCGGCGGCGGCGGTGTTCGCCCCGCGCGCCAAGGCCGGCGAGCCCAACATGCTGCTAGCCGAAGCGGGGACCGGCATCGGCAAGACCTTGGCCTATCTCGCGCCCGCTTCGCTGTGGGCCGAGGCTGCGGGCGGGGCGGTGTGGGTGTCGACCTTCACCAAGGCGCTTCAGCGGCAGCTCGACGGTGAGGGGGTGAAATTCTTCGCCGATGCGGCGGAGCGCAATCGGCGCATCGTGATCCGCAAGGGGCGCGAGAATTACCTGTGCCTGCTCAACCTGGAAGACGCGATGCAGGGCGGGTTCGCCGGGCGCGCGGCGGTGCTCGCGCATCTGGTCGGGCGGTGGGCGGCGTACAGCAAGGACGGCGACATGGTCGGCGGCGATTTGCCGGGCTGGCTGCCGAGCCTGTTCCGCCGCGCCGGGGCGACCGCGCTGACCGACCGCCGCGGCGAATGCGTCTATGCCGGCTGCCCGCATTATCGAAAGTGCTTCATCGAGAAAGCCGAGCGCGCCGGGCGCGAGGCCGATCTGGTGATCGCCAACCACGCACTGGTGATGGTCAATGCCGCCAGAGGCCGGGCCGATGCGCCGGGGCGGATCGTGTTCGACGAGGGGCACCATCTGTTCGAGGCGGCGGATTCGACTTTTGCCGCGGCGCTCACCGGGCGCGAGGCGATCGAGCTCAGGCGCTGGATCGTCGGCCCGGAGAACAAGTCGCGCGGGCGGCGGCGCGGGCTTGCGGCGCGGCTGCTCGATGTCGCCAGCTATGACGAGGAGGGCGGCCGCGCGCTCGAGGCGGCGGTCGAGGCGGCGCGGGCGCTTCCGTCGGACGGGTGGATCCAGCGGCTGATCGAGGGCGATCCGTTCGGGCCGGTCGAGCGGCTGCTCGGCGAAGTGCGCGGAATGGTGCTGGCGCGGGCGCGGGCGCAGGACGCCGGCTATGGCATCGAGACCGAACTGGCCGAGCCGGACCCGGCGCTGATCGCCGCCGCGGCCGGCGCGATGGAGGCGCTCGAGACACTAGCGCGGCCGCTGGCGGCGCTGGCGCGGCGGCTGGAGGCGGTGCTCGAGAGCGCGCCCGACTGGCTCGACGCCGCGGCGCGGGCGCGGGTCGAAGGGGCGATCCACGGGCTCAACTGGCGGCGCGAGACGCTTGCGGCGTGGATCGCCATGCTCGGGCGGGTCGGCGGCGCGGCCGATCCGGATTTCGTCGACTGGCTGGGAATCGACCGGGTCGAGGGCCGCGAATATGACGTCGGGCTGCACCGCCGCTGGCTCGACCCGACGCGGCCGCTGGCGCGGATCGTGCTCGAGCCGGCGCATGGCGTGCTGGTGACCTCGGCGACGTTGCGCGGGAGCGAGGATTGGGCAGCGGCCGAGGCGCGCACCGGAGCGCGCCACCTCGGCCGGCCGGCGGAGCGGTTCGAGGCCGCCTCGCCGTTCGACTATGCGCGCCGGGCGGAGGTGTTGATCGCGACCGACGTGCCGCGCGCCGACGTGGCGTCGCTGGCCGGGGCCTATGCGCGGATGATCGAGGCGGCGGGCGGCGGGACGCTGGGGCTGTTCACGGCGATCGCGCGACTGCGCGCGGTCCACGCCCGGATCGCCGACCGGCTGGCCCGCGCCGGCCTGCCGCTCTACGCCCAGCACGTCGACCCGATCGATACCGGGACTTTGGTCGACATCTTCCGCGACGACCCGCACGCCTCGCTGCTCGGCACCGACGCGCTGCGCGACGGGGTCGACGTGCCCGGCGAATCGCTCCGGCTGGTGGTGATGGAGCGGGTGCCGTGGCCGCGGCCGACGGTGCTCCACGCGGCGCGGCGGATCGTCCACGGCGGGAGCGCCTATGACGACCAGGTGGTCCGCGCGCGGCTGGCGCAGGCGTTCGGCCGGCTGATCCGCCGCGAGGGCGACCACGGCTGTTTCGTGATGCTGTCGAGCGCCTTCCCGTCGCGGCTGCTGAGCGCCTTCCCGCCGGGCGTGGCGGTGCGGCGGATGCCGCTCGACGAGGTGATTGCGCGGGTGAGGGAGCGGTTAGGCGGCGAGCGCGGCGGCGAGCCGGTCGCGAAGCTCGACAAGGCGACCGTAATCGAATGA
- the pabB gene encoding aminodeoxychorismate synthase component I, which translates to MTGPFLLFDDSRKGTARLYERPVGEIVAIEADEVRAALGELRAAVADGRHAAGFIGYDACYGLESKLGPLARRGGAAPLLWFGLFDGFRELGSADVAALLGDPAAAWLGRPEPRISRDDYVAAAGRVRAHLFAGDFYQANLTFGCDVALSGPPLAAYAEIKRRSNAAWGGVARFPGGWLLSASPEQFFTLRDGLLEAKPMKGTAPRHDDPAADRAEADTLAADSKQRAENLMIVDLLRNDLARVAETGSVDVPELFAVESFPTVHQMVSRVTARLRGGLGPVDVLETLFPCGSITGAPKIAAIAALRALEPEPRGAYTGSMGWIAPNGDAAFNVLIRTLEWADGAGVARLGLGSGLVVDSVAGNEWDECLLKGKFVASDVQDFDLIETMRFDPHGGIAFLEEHLDRLGRAAEQFDFRFDRHGARNELQAATFRRSDPAMLRLLLSPKGSMAVELKPLPEAPRERVKVAVRPLPVASDDVRLRWKTTARAFLDEARREGGGYETVFVDGEGMVTEGSFTNVFVERGGRLATPPLSRGLMPGLLRARLIAEGKAVEAEVSEADLAGGFLIGNSVRGLIRAELA; encoded by the coding sequence ATGACCGGGCCGTTCCTGCTGTTCGACGATTCGCGCAAGGGGACGGCGCGGCTGTACGAGCGGCCGGTCGGCGAGATCGTGGCGATCGAGGCGGACGAGGTTCGTGCGGCACTCGGCGAGCTGCGCGCGGCGGTGGCGGACGGACGGCACGCGGCGGGTTTCATCGGCTATGACGCCTGCTACGGGCTCGAGTCGAAGCTCGGGCCGCTGGCGCGGCGAGGCGGCGCAGCGCCGCTGCTGTGGTTCGGGCTGTTCGACGGGTTTCGCGAGCTTGGCTCGGCGGACGTGGCGGCGTTGCTTGGCGATCCGGCGGCGGCGTGGCTGGGGCGGCCGGAGCCGCGGATATCACGCGATGATTATGTCGCTGCGGCGGGGCGGGTGCGCGCGCATCTGTTCGCCGGCGACTTCTACCAAGCCAATCTGACCTTCGGCTGCGACGTTGCGCTGAGCGGCCCGCCGCTCGCGGCCTATGCGGAGATCAAGCGGCGGTCGAACGCGGCGTGGGGCGGGGTGGCGCGGTTCCCCGGCGGCTGGCTGCTGTCGGCCAGCCCCGAGCAGTTCTTCACGCTTCGCGACGGGCTGCTCGAGGCCAAGCCGATGAAGGGCACTGCGCCGCGTCACGACGATCCCGCCGCCGACCGCGCCGAAGCCGACACGCTGGCCGCCGACTCAAAGCAACGCGCCGAGAATCTGATGATCGTCGACCTGCTGCGCAACGACCTCGCGCGGGTCGCGGAGACCGGGAGCGTCGACGTGCCCGAGCTGTTCGCGGTCGAGAGCTTTCCGACCGTCCACCAGATGGTCAGCCGGGTGACGGCACGGCTGCGCGGCGGGCTCGGGCCGGTCGACGTGCTGGAGACGCTGTTTCCGTGCGGGTCGATCACCGGGGCGCCGAAGATCGCGGCGATCGCGGCGCTTCGAGCGCTCGAGCCGGAGCCGCGCGGCGCCTATACGGGCAGCATGGGCTGGATCGCGCCGAACGGGGACGCCGCGTTCAACGTGCTGATCCGGACGCTCGAGTGGGCCGACGGGGCGGGGGTGGCCCGGCTCGGGCTCGGCTCGGGGCTTGTCGTCGACAGCGTCGCGGGCAATGAGTGGGACGAGTGCCTGCTCAAAGGGAAATTCGTGGCGTCCGACGTGCAAGATTTCGACCTCATCGAGACCATGCGGTTCGACCCGCACGGGGGGATCGCGTTTCTCGAGGAACATCTCGACCGGCTGGGGCGGGCAGCGGAGCAGTTCGATTTCCGCTTCGACCGCCACGGCGCGCGCAACGAGCTCCAGGCGGCGACCTTCCGCCGCTCGGACCCGGCGATGCTGAGGCTGCTGCTGTCGCCCAAGGGGTCGATGGCGGTCGAGCTGAAGCCGCTGCCCGAAGCGCCGCGCGAGCGGGTCAAGGTGGCGGTTCGTCCGCTGCCGGTGGCGAGCGACGACGTTCGGCTGAGGTGGAAGACGACGGCGCGGGCGTTCCTCGACGAGGCGCGGCGGGAAGGCGGCGGCTATGAGACGGTGTTCGTCGATGGCGAAGGAATGGTCACCGAGGGCAGCTTCACCAACGTGTTCGTCGAGCGCGGCGGGCGGCTGGCGACCCCGCCGCTCAGCCGCGGGCTGATGCCGGGATTGCTTCGCGCGCGGCTGATTGCCGAGGGGAAAGCAGTCGAGGCGGAGGTGAGCGAGGCCGATCTCGCCGGCGGGTTCCTGATCGGCAACAGCGTGCGCGGACTGATCCGCGCCGAACTAGCCTAA
- a CDS encoding MerR family transcriptional regulator: MATGAKHPDAFLTIGELSADLGVPQHILRYWESKFPQLKPLQRAGNRRYYRPADVALARRIHRLLGTEGYTVRGVQQLLRSAAPPPEPAPPVSAAPPQPAPPPQAPSFDYGRLVELRDRLAAALAA; encoded by the coding sequence ATGGCCACCGGCGCCAAGCATCCCGACGCCTTCCTGACCATCGGTGAATTGTCCGCCGACCTCGGCGTGCCCCAGCATATTCTGCGCTATTGGGAATCGAAGTTCCCGCAGCTGAAACCGCTCCAGCGCGCCGGCAACCGCCGCTACTATCGCCCCGCCGACGTCGCCCTCGCCCGCCGAATCCATCGCCTGCTCGGAACCGAGGGCTATACCGTGCGCGGGGTCCAGCAATTGCTGCGCTCCGCCGCTCCGCCGCCCGAGCCCGCCCCGCCGGTCAGCGCCGCGCCGCCGCAGCCTGCACCGCCGCCGCAGGCGCCGTCATTCGATTACGGTCGCCTTGTCGAGCTTCGCGACCGGCTCGCCGCCGCGCTCGCCGCCTAA